Proteins from one Pelosinus sp. IPA-1 genomic window:
- a CDS encoding non-oxidative hydroxyarylic acid decarboxylases subunit C: protein MTKVYKDLREFLATLEEEGQLVRIKEEVMPEPDIGAAGRAAANIENSPAILFEKVNGYNYSLVTNVHGSWRNHALMLGLPKDTPTKEQFFELNRRWDKFPVPPKILAREDALCKENVITENINLFDILPLYRINEQDGGFFLSKASVISGDPEFPEDLNKLNVGIYRIQVKDVDRLAIQPMPVHDIAIQLAKAEEKDEPLPVAIALGVNPLVTFMASTPVAYDQNEYEFVGALQDGVPCEIVKADTCDHLYVPAHAEVIIEGYIIPRKRFVEGPFGEFPGSYSGCRKQCEIQITRITHRTNPIFENLYIGMPWTETDYLVGLNTSIPLYKQIKATMPEVVAVNAMYTHGIGVIISTKVRYGGYGKGVAFRLLSTPHGMPYSKIVIIVDEYVDPFNLEQVMWALTTRVKPSKDVVVIPNCSGMVLDPSSNPAGMHDKLIIDATTPVAPEPNPRSCEMLVPSPATPKWEEILRQLQHAAQKK from the coding sequence ATGACTAAAGTATACAAAGATTTACGAGAATTTTTAGCAACATTAGAAGAGGAAGGGCAATTGGTGCGGATAAAAGAGGAAGTTATGCCTGAACCGGATATTGGCGCTGCCGGTCGCGCCGCAGCCAATATAGAAAATAGTCCGGCTATTTTATTTGAGAAGGTAAATGGCTATAACTATTCCTTGGTAACCAATGTGCATGGCTCTTGGCGCAATCACGCGCTCATGCTGGGTCTGCCCAAGGATACTCCGACAAAGGAACAGTTTTTTGAACTCAATCGCAGGTGGGATAAATTTCCCGTGCCTCCAAAAATTTTAGCGCGGGAAGACGCTTTGTGCAAGGAAAATGTCATAACCGAAAATATTAATTTGTTCGATATTCTGCCCTTGTATCGGATTAATGAGCAAGATGGCGGATTTTTTCTGTCGAAAGCGTCGGTCATTTCCGGTGATCCAGAGTTTCCAGAGGATCTGAATAAACTGAATGTCGGGATATACCGGATACAGGTGAAAGATGTGGACAGATTGGCAATCCAGCCCATGCCTGTGCACGATATTGCTATTCAGTTAGCCAAAGCGGAAGAAAAGGACGAGCCGCTACCGGTAGCCATTGCGTTGGGAGTAAATCCGCTTGTCACGTTTATGGCGTCGACGCCGGTTGCCTATGATCAAAATGAATATGAGTTTGTCGGTGCGCTACAAGATGGCGTGCCTTGCGAAATAGTAAAAGCCGATACTTGTGATCATCTCTATGTGCCGGCGCATGCGGAAGTGATCATCGAAGGGTATATCATTCCTAGAAAGCGTTTTGTGGAAGGACCTTTCGGTGAATTTCCCGGCTCATATTCTGGTTGCCGCAAACAATGTGAAATTCAAATCACTCGAATTACGCACCGGACAAATCCTATTTTTGAAAATCTTTACATAGGAATGCCCTGGACAGAAACTGATTATCTGGTGGGGCTTAATACAAGTATACCCTTATATAAGCAGATTAAGGCGACCATGCCTGAGGTGGTGGCGGTCAATGCCATGTATACGCACGGTATCGGCGTAATTATTTCCACCAAGGTTCGTTATGGCGGGTACGGCAAGGGGGTTGCTTTTCGACTGCTCTCTACGCCGCACGGCATGCCATATTCCAAAATTGTTATCATTGTTGATGAATACGTCGATCCGTTTAATCTTGAGCAGGTGATGTGGGCGCTCACAACAAGGGTTAAACCTAGCAAGGATGTTGTAGTCATACCGAATTGTTCGGGAATGGTGCTTGATCCTTCTTCCAATCCGGCCGGTATGCATGACAAGCTGATTATTGATGCGACAACCCCGGTCGCACCCGAGCCCAATCCGCGATCTTGTGAGATGCTTGTACCGTCGCCGGCCACGCCCAAATGGGAAGAAATTCTTCGCCAACTGCAGCATGCAGCACAAAAGAAATAG
- a CDS encoding LysR family transcriptional regulator, with protein MNFSQLAYFVDIVRLGTFSEAASDNHISQSSLSKQIKALENELDIFLFTREHSRVTLTKHGKILLPFAQQTLQAHREVITALQACNPARDRHIALGLIPIESTYRISSFIAEFQAAISEVANIDIYEESQQDILKLLNNDVLDLAFVRTELFTNTAPYEILPYRKERMACICPRNHPFAQCSSIALKDLAQEKIILLDRKSSLHHLGVSELTKQKIMYHISCTVGSHSIILEMISRGLGVSLLPQSVLQQENNVLTAIPLLEDIYSEISIVRKKNRPMSPIKKHFWEFISSQC; from the coding sequence ATGAATTTCTCACAGCTCGCATATTTCGTTGATATTGTACGTTTAGGCACCTTTTCCGAGGCCGCCAGCGATAATCACATTTCGCAATCTTCCCTTTCCAAACAAATAAAGGCCCTGGAAAATGAATTGGACATTTTCCTTTTTACCAGAGAACATTCGCGCGTCACACTAACCAAGCATGGAAAAATTTTATTGCCCTTTGCTCAGCAAACCTTGCAGGCGCACCGTGAAGTGATAACTGCCCTGCAAGCCTGTAATCCCGCCCGCGACCGCCATATCGCCTTAGGCCTCATTCCCATTGAATCTACTTATCGCATTTCTTCGTTTATTGCTGAATTTCAAGCCGCCATCAGCGAAGTGGCCAACATCGATATCTACGAAGAATCACAGCAGGACATCCTGAAACTATTGAATAATGATGTACTGGATTTGGCCTTTGTCCGTACCGAATTGTTCACAAACACTGCGCCATACGAGATTCTGCCCTATCGCAAAGAGCGCATGGCTTGTATTTGTCCACGGAATCACCCCTTTGCCCAATGCTCCTCTATAGCACTGAAAGATCTCGCACAAGAGAAAATCATCTTACTTGACCGCAAATCCAGCTTGCATCATCTTGGTGTGAGCGAGCTGACCAAACAGAAGATTATGTACCACATTTCCTGTACGGTTGGCAGTCATAGCATTATTCTCGAGATGATCTCCCGAGGGCTTGGCGTATCGCTTTTACCACAAAGCGTGTTGCAGCAAGAAAATAATGTCCTGACGGCGATTCCGTTACTTGAGGATATTTACAGTGAAATATCCATCGTCAGAAAGAAAAACCGCCCTATGTCACCCATAAAAAAACACTTTTGGGAATTTATATCAAGCCAATGCTAG
- a CDS encoding PTS fructose transporter subunit IIB — protein sequence MRIVGIAACTSGIAHTYIAKEKLMKAAKELGHEVHIETQGTIGIENELTDSDIKNADVVIVAADINVGGKERFIGKKIVNIPTHIAIKSPKALIIKIQADLGL from the coding sequence ATGAGAATCGTGGGAATTGCAGCTTGTACTTCAGGTATTGCTCATACTTATATTGCAAAAGAAAAATTAATGAAAGCGGCTAAAGAATTAGGACATGAAGTTCACATTGAAACCCAAGGGACAATCGGGATCGAGAATGAATTGACAGATAGTGACATTAAAAATGCTGATGTAGTAATTGTAGCTGCAGATATCAATGTTGGCGGCAAAGAAAGATTTATAGGTAAAAAAATTGTAAATATTCCAACTCATATTGCAATTAAATCACCAAAAGCTCTAATCATAAAAATCCAAGCTGACTTAGGACTATAA
- a CDS encoding PRD domain-containing protein, with protein MITLNLRQKELIRLLILENDFRPIKYYSEVLRVSDKTLSKDINFIENYLKNQMIVIVRKPGIGIQMIITNHQKINLLNKINTNLEAVDPLSIKNRRTEILKLLITKSNESTSIQKLADIYYVSKASIVNDFKFIEDWLHNHGITLIKSIEGTKINGSEVNIRKAIASITNELLNDNNDSFNLSNLSRLDAQTINGLSNIFAIDLILYIEKILIELEKSLEYTIGDPYYTNLLTHILICIKRVSEGNQIQEQNRNIVPFLSTDDVIYESATKLALKIYEKCNIKINDSEIYYIYQYLVSCGLGQGSVAKSLLIEKDYEVKYIDIINLLIKDVSDILKFDLTKDSLLHEGLMLHIRPMLNRLKYNIQIKNPLLKEIQETCTEILSICQVVLHFISRKFNLNQISLDEIGYLVTYFQAAIERGISYKKVIVVCHSGYGTSQLLTTRLRRAFPQWQVEGVVSDHKLKTINLEDIDFIISTVHLTIKEKPYMLVSALLSEKDIKNIKSMLIEDSFENTKSNLQLENINSLSSETEIYINIESETVINKIENSNGKKLSFCKIEFGTEIQVFLTENADVTGLAIQIVNNQKENRGMNFYILNNDYEILKNLVMEIYHLYKSKNEMNYLLECTRAIDVRRFVMER; from the coding sequence GTGATTACATTAAATTTACGACAAAAAGAATTAATCAGACTACTTATCCTAGAAAATGATTTTAGACCAATTAAATATTATTCAGAAGTTCTTAGAGTATCTGATAAAACACTATCAAAGGATATAAACTTTATCGAAAATTATCTGAAAAATCAAATGATTGTTATTGTGCGAAAACCTGGTATAGGAATACAAATGATAATTACAAATCATCAAAAAATAAATTTATTAAATAAAATCAATACCAATTTAGAGGCCGTTGATCCATTATCAATTAAAAACCGAAGAACCGAAATTCTAAAATTGCTCATTACAAAATCAAATGAAAGTACATCAATTCAGAAGTTAGCAGATATTTATTATGTTAGTAAAGCATCTATTGTAAACGATTTTAAATTTATAGAAGATTGGTTACATAATCATGGCATTACTCTCATTAAAAGTATTGAAGGTACGAAAATTAATGGTTCGGAAGTAAATATTAGAAAAGCAATTGCGTCAATTACTAATGAATTACTCAATGATAATAATGATAGTTTTAATTTAAGTAATCTATCTAGGCTTGATGCACAGACAATTAATGGATTATCTAATATTTTTGCTATTGATTTAATACTATACATTGAAAAAATATTAATTGAATTAGAAAAATCATTAGAATATACGATTGGTGACCCATATTACACTAACTTGTTGACCCATATTCTTATATGTATAAAAAGAGTAAGTGAAGGGAACCAAATTCAAGAACAGAATCGAAACATTGTACCATTCCTATCTACAGATGATGTTATATATGAAAGTGCTACTAAGTTAGCGCTAAAAATTTATGAGAAATGCAACATTAAAATTAACGATTCAGAAATCTACTACATTTACCAATATTTAGTTTCCTGTGGTTTAGGACAAGGATCAGTAGCAAAATCATTACTAATTGAAAAAGATTATGAAGTAAAATATATTGACATAATCAATCTTTTAATAAAAGATGTATCGGATATTTTAAAATTTGATTTAACAAAGGACTCCTTATTACATGAGGGGTTGATGTTACATATTCGTCCTATGTTAAATCGCTTAAAATATAACATTCAAATCAAGAATCCATTATTAAAAGAAATCCAAGAAACATGTACTGAAATTTTAAGTATATGTCAGGTAGTTTTACATTTTATTAGCAGAAAATTCAATCTAAACCAGATTAGTCTGGATGAAATTGGGTACTTAGTTACCTACTTCCAAGCAGCTATTGAGAGAGGGATAAGTTATAAAAAGGTAATTGTCGTTTGTCATAGTGGTTATGGAACTTCCCAATTATTAACAACGAGATTAAGAAGAGCATTCCCTCAATGGCAAGTTGAAGGTGTAGTATCGGACCATAAATTAAAGACGATAAATTTAGAGGATATTGACTTTATTATTTCAACTGTTCATTTAACGATTAAAGAAAAACCATACATGCTTGTTTCAGCCTTATTAAGCGAAAAAGATATTAAAAATATTAAGAGTATGTTGATTGAAGATTCATTTGAAAATACTAAAAGCAATCTTCAATTGGAAAATATTAATAGTTTGAGTTCTGAAACTGAGATATACATCAATATAGAAAGTGAAACAGTTATTAATAAAATAGAAAATAGTAATGGGAAAAAGTTATCCTTTTGCAAAATTGAATTTGGAACGGAAATACAAGTTTTTTTAACCGAAAATGCTGATGTTACAGGTCTTGCAATTCAAATCGTGAACAATCAGAAAGAAAATCGTGGTATGAATTTTTATATTCTTAATAATGATTATGAAATTTTGAAAAATCTAGTGATGGAAATATATCATTTATACAAATCCAAGAATGAAATGAATTATTTATTAGAATGTACTCGTGCTATCGATGTGAGACGTTTCGTAATGGAAAGATGA
- a CDS encoding UbiX family flavin prenyltransferase, with protein sequence MSVSKKRLVVGISGASGVILGIELLKMLQVLSDYETHLVVSRGAELTIAAETEYSVGEVLRLADYTYDIKNIGASIASGTFKTAGMIIVPCSMKTAAGVACGYSDNLLLRAADVTIKEKRNLVVVPRESPLSTIHLKNMLVLAEAGAIIIPPMVTYYNKPLGFEDMNRHIIGKILDKFGIEARGFTRWGENF encoded by the coding sequence TTGTCAGTCAGCAAAAAAAGATTGGTTGTTGGAATAAGCGGCGCCAGTGGGGTAATATTAGGGATCGAATTATTGAAAATGTTGCAGGTGTTGTCGGACTATGAGACCCATCTTGTTGTTTCACGGGGCGCTGAATTAACCATTGCCGCAGAAACCGAGTATTCAGTAGGGGAAGTATTAAGGCTGGCGGATTACACCTATGATATAAAAAATATTGGAGCCAGTATTGCCAGCGGCACCTTTAAAACGGCGGGCATGATTATTGTGCCCTGCAGCATGAAGACAGCCGCTGGCGTCGCTTGTGGATATTCGGATAATTTGTTGCTTAGAGCCGCCGATGTTACAATAAAGGAAAAAAGAAATTTAGTGGTCGTGCCACGGGAGAGCCCGCTTAGTACGATTCATTTAAAAAATATGCTCGTTTTGGCTGAGGCGGGAGCTATAATTATTCCACCCATGGTTACCTATTATAATAAACCGCTTGGCTTTGAGGATATGAATCGTCATATTATTGGAAAGATACTTGATAAATTCGGGATTGAAGCCCGGGGGTTTACTCGCTGGGGCGAAAATTTTTAA
- a CDS encoding PTS sugar transporter subunit IIA: protein MDLSKVIKSETIKLDMEATTKEEVIQELTELLFRANAISNKEKFLTDVYHRESMGTTGIGNGISIPHGKSKFVNKTSIAIGRTKKDIEWGSLDEKPVRFIILFAVTEEDKNTTHIQLLAKVASNLGDDDVCANLLIAKSPEEVLDIFSAR, encoded by the coding sequence ATGGATTTATCAAAAGTTATAAAAAGTGAAACTATTAAGTTGGACATGGAAGCGACGACGAAAGAGGAGGTCATACAAGAATTAACGGAGTTATTGTTTAGAGCAAATGCGATATCGAATAAAGAAAAATTTTTAACTGATGTATATCATCGGGAATCAATGGGAACAACGGGTATTGGCAATGGCATTTCCATTCCACATGGAAAATCAAAATTTGTTAACAAAACATCAATTGCTATTGGCAGAACGAAAAAAGATATTGAATGGGGAAGTCTAGATGAAAAACCTGTTCGTTTTATTATTCTATTTGCGGTTACAGAAGAAGATAAAAATACTACTCATATTCAGTTGCTAGCAAAAGTAGCTAGCAATTTAGGCGATGATGATGTCTGTGCTAATTTACTAATAGCCAAATCACCTGAAGAAGTTTTAGATATATTTTCGGCAAGGTGA
- a CDS encoding class II fructose-bisphosphate aldolase family protein: MYVSMKEMLKKANENNYAVMAINCFNLETVRAVIAAAEFEKAPIIVNIVEDHLLRHCDSGLIAPVVKMLGERANIEVALNFDHGTEYGHLTEAIINGFSSVMVDASRYDLGGNIALTKRVVTFAKQYNASVEGEIGCIGANADGSSTQYTMYSDPKEAKIFADETEVDALAISFGSSHGNYPDGIIPKFDFQRLKAIKDLTKMPLVLHGGSGSGEENILKAVEFGINKINVGCDFLNACTKSTKDQLKENPDINYFELIHKVEEDSIEKVRYYIRLSGSKDQSI, translated from the coding sequence GTGTATGTTTCAATGAAGGAGATGCTTAAAAAAGCAAATGAAAATAATTATGCAGTGATGGCAATTAATTGTTTTAATCTAGAGACTGTTAGAGCTGTCATTGCTGCTGCAGAATTTGAAAAAGCACCAATCATCGTAAACATAGTGGAAGACCATTTACTAAGACATTGCGATAGTGGACTAATTGCTCCAGTTGTAAAAATGTTAGGGGAAAGAGCGAACATAGAAGTTGCGTTAAATTTTGATCATGGCACAGAGTATGGACATTTGACTGAAGCAATTATAAATGGATTTTCTTCTGTAATGGTAGATGCCTCAAGGTATGATTTAGGCGGGAATATAGCATTAACCAAAAGAGTTGTCACATTTGCCAAACAATATAATGCAAGTGTAGAGGGAGAAATTGGATGCATAGGAGCGAATGCAGATGGTTCTTCTACCCAATATACGATGTATTCAGACCCTAAGGAGGCAAAAATTTTTGCGGATGAAACAGAAGTTGATGCACTGGCAATATCCTTTGGATCATCTCATGGGAACTATCCAGATGGAATTATACCAAAGTTTGATTTTCAGCGATTAAAAGCCATTAAAGATCTTACTAAAATGCCACTTGTTTTACATGGCGGATCAGGATCTGGTGAAGAAAACATTCTAAAGGCAGTAGAGTTTGGAATTAATAAAATAAATGTTGGATGTGATTTTCTAAATGCATGTACAAAAAGCACTAAAGATCAATTGAAAGAAAATCCAGATATAAATTACTTTGAATTAATTCACAAAGTAGAAGAAGATAGTATTGAAAAAGTGAGATATTATATTAGATTATCAGGATCAAAAGATCAATCAATATAA
- a CDS encoding non-oxidative hydroxyarylic acid decarboxylases subunit D, whose product MKCPRCDSEKVRIMTKSPVGDAWEVYVCDHCCYSWRSTENIQISEIFKLNDEKIANMGIIPPIPPLKK is encoded by the coding sequence ATGAAATGTCCTCGTTGCGATAGTGAAAAAGTGCGTATTATGACAAAATCGCCAGTCGGTGATGCTTGGGAAGTTTACGTCTGCGACCATTGCTGTTATTCATGGCGCTCAACGGAAAATATCCAGATTAGTGAAATATTTAAGCTGAATGATGAGAAAATTGCTAACATGGGCATAATTCCCCCCATACCGCCATTAAAAAAATAG
- a CDS encoding ketose-bisphosphate aldolase gives MLINMKEMLEVAQQNQFAVPAFNIGSGQILKAVVQSAEKMQSPVILAIHPDELSFLSDSFAESCVAEAHASKVPMVIHLDHGGSFEQVMRAIKCGFTSVMIDGSHLSYEDNIEITKKIVNAAQPINVSVEAELGTIGTTGTSNEVGTSEIIYTDPQLAQYFVGKTGIDTLAIAIGTAHGIYPKGMKPKLKLDLLKEIRGIVSIPLVLHGGSSNSDEEIAESVKLGICKINISSDVKAAYYKKVREVLKENEGWYEPNSIYPPCILAAREVIEFKMNLFNSVDKVKLYK, from the coding sequence ATGCTAATTAATATGAAAGAAATGTTAGAAGTAGCTCAACAAAACCAGTTTGCCGTACCTGCATTCAATATTGGCAGTGGACAAATTTTGAAGGCTGTTGTACAAAGTGCAGAAAAAATGCAGTCACCAGTAATTTTAGCGATTCATCCAGATGAATTATCATTCTTAAGTGATAGCTTCGCTGAATCATGCGTAGCAGAAGCTCATGCTAGTAAAGTACCAATGGTTATTCATTTAGATCATGGCGGGAGTTTCGAGCAAGTTATGCGCGCAATTAAATGTGGTTTTACTTCAGTAATGATTGATGGTTCACATTTATCCTATGAAGATAATATTGAAATAACCAAAAAAATTGTCAATGCGGCACAACCAATAAATGTTTCAGTAGAAGCTGAATTGGGAACAATCGGTACCACTGGAACTTCTAATGAAGTTGGAACAAGTGAGATCATATATACGGATCCCCAATTAGCACAATATTTTGTTGGAAAAACTGGAATTGACACATTAGCAATTGCTATTGGAACGGCTCATGGTATTTATCCAAAGGGAATGAAACCAAAACTTAAATTAGATTTATTAAAAGAGATTAGAGGTATTGTTAGTATTCCATTAGTTTTACATGGCGGTTCGTCAAACTCTGATGAAGAGATTGCAGAATCAGTAAAACTTGGAATTTGCAAAATAAACATTTCTAGCGATGTAAAAGCAGCTTACTATAAAAAAGTACGTGAAGTGTTAAAAGAAAATGAAGGCTGGTATGAGCCAAACTCTATTTATCCACCATGTATCTTGGCAGCACGTGAAGTTATTGAATTCAAGATGAATTTATTTAACTCAGTCGATAAAGTAAAATTATATAAATAA
- a CDS encoding type I phosphomannose isomerase catalytic subunit produces MIIIYPFKLIPIYQDRIWGGDNLGEMYDRKVPISKIGESWELCSHKKGMSVVANGNLSGKTLQELVEEHKIALLGSKYDENRNAIFPLMIKIIDANDNLSIQVHPEDKYAYRVEGESGKTEAWYVIAAKENAQIVYGLKDSITKEEFRQAILNNSICDTLRFVPVTTGDMIFIPAGTVHALLDGIMVYEVQQNSDITYRVYDFDRFDSNGKGRELHIDKAMDVIKYDKQENIDFKRTVVECEYFSMKKMKINEEKRENSEGQFIIYCVTKGNGQIVYSNGLESIVAGDTVLIPACIGSFSIKGNMELLKIK; encoded by the coding sequence GTGATCATTATTTATCCATTCAAACTTATTCCCATATATCAGGATCGTATTTGGGGCGGTGATAATCTAGGGGAAATGTATGATCGAAAAGTACCTATAAGTAAAATTGGCGAGAGTTGGGAGTTGTGCAGCCACAAAAAAGGAATGAGTGTGGTGGCCAATGGCAATTTATCAGGAAAAACTTTACAGGAACTTGTTGAAGAACATAAGATAGCTTTGCTGGGCTCTAAGTATGATGAAAATCGGAATGCGATTTTCCCTTTGATGATTAAAATTATTGATGCTAATGATAACTTATCGATTCAAGTACATCCTGAAGACAAATATGCGTATCGTGTGGAAGGAGAGTCTGGGAAAACCGAAGCATGGTATGTCATCGCAGCTAAAGAGAATGCTCAGATTGTATATGGTCTTAAAGATAGTATTACCAAAGAGGAGTTTAGGCAAGCTATTTTAAATAATTCTATATGTGATACTTTACGTTTTGTACCTGTAACAACTGGTGATATGATTTTTATTCCAGCAGGTACAGTTCATGCTTTGCTAGATGGTATTATGGTGTATGAAGTGCAGCAGAATTCTGATATTACTTACAGGGTATACGATTTTGACAGATTTGACAGTAATGGCAAAGGACGAGAGCTTCATATAGATAAAGCAATGGATGTTATCAAATATGATAAACAGGAAAACATTGATTTTAAACGTACAGTGGTGGAATGTGAATATTTTTCAATGAAAAAAATGAAAATCAACGAGGAAAAGAGGGAAAATAGCGAGGGACAGTTTATTATTTATTGTGTTACCAAGGGAAATGGTCAGATTGTTTATAGTAATGGATTAGAAAGTATTGTCGCAGGTGATACAGTACTTATTCCCGCATGCATAGGAAGTTTTAGTATTAAAGGAAATATGGAATTATTGAAGATAAAATAA
- a CDS encoding PTS fructose transporter subunit IIC, with protein MLKKLQLKKHALTGISYMLPLVVTAGLLIAIGNLSGGSVVKNYKEAYSIADALVSLGVFGMGLIVPVIASAIAYSIADRPGIAPGLMMGMIANAIGAGFLGGMLGGYIVGYFVLYLKNNLKVPTWAQGLMPMMILPLISTMAVGLLMFYVIGTPIVWLTVTLTEVLKGLQGSSRFIFGLGMGAMAAFDFGGPVNKVASLFADGLLIEGIYGPEAVKILASMVPPFGVALSWIIAKKKYSKEEGENIKIAFPMGIAMITEGVIPIAARDPIRVIMACSTGAAIGGGFSMLWNVGSPVPSGGMFIVPAMENPMGFLAALSIGTVITAAILTISKKTAIEGQSFDEEDESLDLSGITITDQVR; from the coding sequence ATGTTAAAAAAATTACAACTTAAAAAACATGCACTGACTGGTATTTCTTATATGTTGCCACTAGTTGTAACAGCAGGTCTCCTTATTGCTATTGGGAATCTCTCAGGAGGATCCGTAGTAAAAAATTATAAAGAAGCTTATTCAATTGCTGATGCTCTTGTTTCTCTTGGTGTATTTGGAATGGGTTTAATTGTTCCTGTAATAGCAAGTGCGATTGCCTATTCAATTGCTGATCGTCCAGGGATTGCTCCAGGGTTAATGATGGGCATGATTGCAAATGCAATTGGCGCAGGATTCTTAGGTGGTATGCTAGGGGGATATATTGTTGGCTACTTCGTACTATATTTAAAAAACAACTTGAAAGTACCAACATGGGCTCAAGGTTTAATGCCAATGATGATTTTACCGTTAATTTCAACTATGGCTGTAGGTTTACTAATGTTCTATGTAATTGGTACTCCAATCGTCTGGTTGACAGTAACGTTAACAGAAGTGTTAAAAGGATTACAAGGAAGTTCACGATTTATATTCGGTTTAGGCATGGGAGCTATGGCAGCATTTGACTTTGGTGGACCAGTGAACAAAGTTGCTTCGCTATTTGCTGATGGTTTATTAATTGAAGGGATATATGGACCAGAAGCTGTTAAAATTCTTGCATCAATGGTTCCTCCGTTTGGAGTTGCATTATCATGGATCATAGCAAAGAAAAAATATTCAAAAGAAGAGGGAGAGAATATAAAAATTGCATTCCCAATGGGGATTGCGATGATAACAGAAGGAGTTATTCCCATTGCAGCTAGAGATCCAATTCGCGTTATAATGGCTTGCTCAACAGGTGCCGCGATTGGTGGTGGATTTTCCATGCTTTGGAATGTAGGAAGCCCTGTTCCTTCAGGTGGGATGTTTATAGTGCCTGCAATGGAGAATCCAATGGGATTTTTAGCAGCCTTATCGATTGGGACAGTAATAACTGCTGCAATTTTGACTATAAGCAAGAAAACTGCAATAGAAGGTCAATCATTTGATGAAGAAGATGAAAGTTTAGATTTATCAGGAATTACAATCACAGATCAAGTGAGATAA